A genomic region of Micromonospora sp. NBRC 110009 contains the following coding sequences:
- a CDS encoding M50 family metallopeptidase, producing MCGVPLRVDASMLLLTVVVTVLYAALARRQLDLGHLGGYLVGLGFVISLLGSVLLHELGHALTARRYGIGVRGITLELLGGYTEMDRDAPSPRVDLLVSLAGPAVSAVLGAAGVAATLALPAGTLAHQLAFQVAVSNVVVAVFNSLPGLPLDGGRALRAAVWALTRDRHRGTEVAGWIGRAVALATLALVGWLTLRRAVAPLALPLVLLVGVTLWRGAGQSIRMARISRRLPLVDLARLARPVLPVPSGTPLAEAQRRGAEGAVPGAALAVADAAGRPVALVDPARAQAVPPERRPWLAVDAVSRDLASLPALPVGADGEQVMETVRTHPGAQYVVTAGEDVVGVLHIADLAQLLEPKRKTNT from the coding sequence GTGTGCGGCGTGCCGCTGCGGGTCGACGCGTCGATGCTGCTGCTCACCGTGGTGGTCACCGTCCTGTACGCGGCCCTCGCCCGCCGCCAGCTCGACCTCGGCCACCTCGGCGGCTACCTGGTCGGGCTGGGCTTCGTGATCTCCCTGCTCGGCTCGGTGCTGCTGCACGAGCTGGGGCACGCGCTGACCGCCCGCCGATACGGAATCGGTGTGCGCGGGATCACCCTGGAGCTGCTCGGCGGCTACACCGAGATGGACCGGGACGCCCCCAGTCCCCGCGTCGACCTGCTGGTCTCCCTCGCCGGCCCGGCGGTTTCCGCGGTGCTCGGCGCCGCCGGCGTGGCCGCCACCCTGGCCCTGCCCGCCGGCACCCTCGCCCACCAGCTCGCCTTCCAGGTCGCGGTGAGCAACGTCGTGGTCGCCGTGTTCAACAGCCTGCCCGGGCTGCCGCTCGACGGCGGCCGGGCGCTGCGCGCCGCGGTCTGGGCGCTCACCCGGGACCGGCACCGGGGCACCGAGGTGGCCGGCTGGATCGGCCGGGCCGTCGCCCTGGCCACCCTGGCCCTGGTCGGCTGGCTCACCCTGCGCCGGGCCGTCGCGCCGCTGGCCCTGCCGCTGGTGCTGCTCGTCGGCGTCACCCTGTGGCGGGGCGCCGGGCAGTCCATCCGGATGGCCCGGATCAGCCGCCGCCTCCCGCTGGTCGACCTCGCCCGGCTGGCCCGCCCGGTGCTCCCCGTGCCCAGCGGCACCCCGCTCGCCGAGGCGCAGCGCCGTGGCGCCGAGGGCGCCGTCCCCGGCGCCGCGCTCGCCGTCGCCGATGCCGCCGGCCGGCCGGTCGCCCTGGTCGATCCGGCCCGGGCCCAGGCCGTACCCCCGGAACGGCGGCCGTGGCTCGCGGTGGACGCGGTCTCCCGCGACCTGGCCAGCCTGCCCGCGCTCCCGGTCGGCGCGGACGGCGAGCAGGTGATGGAGACCGTGCGCACCCACCCGGGCGCGCAGTACGTCGTGACGGCAGGCGAAGATGTGGTCGGCGTTCTGCACATAGCGGATCTGGCTCAGCTCCTCGAACCCAAACGGAAGACGAACACGTGA
- a CDS encoding RecB family exonuclease: MTAEPVIDMQDPPACDDSNAAGGHDSASAPPGVRASLSPSRAADFKTCPLLYRFRSIDRLPERPTVEQVRGTLVHAVLERLFDLPAAARTPQSAGDLVAPQWDRLVTEQPELSTLFAEGDAAAVAEFLRSAAGLLEGYFAVEDPRRLEPAEREALISAVVDDELLIRGYLDRLDVAPDGALRVVDYKTGGAPREAFEARALFQLKFYALVLWRTRGVVPRVLRLLYLKDAEVCDYAPDADELVRFERTVVALWRAIEQATARQDFRPRPSRLCDWCSHQALCPSFGGTPPPFPSAGAGDPLTDARSRPVAPGADE, translated from the coding sequence ATGACGGCGGAACCGGTGATCGACATGCAGGATCCCCCGGCCTGCGACGACTCCAACGCGGCTGGCGGCCACGATTCGGCCTCCGCGCCGCCCGGGGTGCGGGCGTCGCTGTCGCCGTCGCGGGCGGCGGACTTCAAGACCTGCCCACTGCTCTACCGGTTCCGCAGCATCGACCGGCTGCCCGAGCGGCCCACCGTCGAGCAGGTCCGGGGCACCCTGGTGCACGCGGTGCTGGAGCGGCTGTTCGACCTGCCGGCGGCGGCGCGCACCCCGCAGTCGGCCGGCGACCTGGTGGCCCCGCAGTGGGACCGGCTGGTCACCGAGCAGCCGGAGCTGTCGACCCTGTTCGCCGAGGGCGACGCGGCGGCGGTGGCCGAGTTCCTGCGCTCGGCGGCGGGCCTGCTGGAGGGCTACTTCGCGGTGGAGGACCCGCGCCGGCTGGAGCCGGCCGAGCGGGAGGCGTTGATCTCCGCGGTGGTCGATGACGAGCTGCTGATCCGGGGCTACCTGGACCGGCTCGACGTGGCGCCCGACGGCGCGCTGCGGGTGGTCGACTACAAGACCGGCGGGGCGCCGCGGGAGGCGTTCGAGGCGCGAGCGCTGTTCCAGCTCAAGTTCTACGCGCTGGTGCTGTGGCGGACCCGGGGCGTGGTGCCTCGGGTGCTGCGGCTGCTCTACCTCAAGGACGCCGAGGTGTGCGACTACGCCCCGGACGCCGACGAGCTGGTCCGGTTCGAGCGCACGGTGGTGGCGCTGTGGCGGGCGATCGAGCAGGCCACCGCGCGGCAGGACTTCCGTCCCCGGCCGAGCCGGCTCTGCGACTGGTGCAGCCACCAGGCGCTCTGCCCGAGCTTCGGCGGCACTCCGCCGCCGTTCCCGTCGGCCGGCGCCGGTGACCCGCTGACCGACGCCCGGTCCCGGCCGGTGGCCCCCGGCGCGGACGAGTGA
- the tnpB gene encoding IS607 family element RNA-guided endonuclease TnpB codes for MIILRQAEVGLPVKVIQAYQFALDLSPGQERAVLAHAGAARVAHNWALARVKAVMDQRAAERSYGIPDHELTPAVSWSLPALRKAWNAAKNEVAPWWRGCSKEAFNTGLDALARALKNWSDSRSGKRGGRAVGFPRFKSRRRSTPSVRFTTGTIRVEADRKHVVLPRLGRLKLHESARKLARRLEAGTARIMSATVRRDGGRWHVAFTVEVDRAAHTPVHPDSVIGVDVGIKNLAVLSTGELVPNPRHLTDAQRRLRSLGRRLSRKVGPDRRTGRRPSNQWQHAQHQLARAYARVARLRRDGLHKLTTRLTREHGTVVVEDLNVAGMLANRRLARHIADAGFAELRRQLTYKTQWNGGRLMVADRWYPSSKTCSGCGAVKTKLALSEREYECDTCGLTLDRDLNAARNLAALAADTTTAGSGSVAGRGADRKTRPSGLVAAKRQPGPEPAVRPGPSHRKAGLLIVCSPERTER; via the coding sequence GTGATCATCCTCCGCCAGGCGGAGGTCGGGCTTCCGGTGAAGGTGATCCAGGCGTATCAGTTCGCTCTGGACCTGTCCCCGGGGCAGGAGCGCGCCGTGCTGGCGCATGCTGGAGCGGCGCGGGTCGCGCACAACTGGGCGTTGGCCAGGGTGAAGGCGGTCATGGATCAGCGGGCCGCCGAGCGCTCCTACGGCATCCCGGATCACGAGCTCACCCCGGCTGTGTCGTGGTCGCTGCCCGCGTTGCGTAAGGCGTGGAACGCGGCCAAGAACGAGGTCGCGCCGTGGTGGCGGGGGTGTTCCAAGGAGGCGTTCAACACCGGTCTGGATGCCCTGGCTCGCGCGCTGAAGAACTGGTCCGACTCCCGGTCGGGTAAGCGGGGCGGGCGGGCGGTCGGGTTTCCCCGGTTCAAGTCACGGCGCCGGTCGACGCCGTCGGTGCGGTTCACCACCGGCACGATCCGCGTCGAGGCGGACCGTAAGCACGTGGTGCTGCCGCGGCTGGGCCGGTTGAAGCTGCACGAGTCCGCCCGCAAACTCGCCCGCCGTCTGGAGGCGGGCACGGCCCGGATCATGTCCGCCACCGTGCGCCGCGATGGTGGGCGCTGGCATGTCGCGTTCACCGTTGAGGTCGACCGGGCCGCGCACACACCGGTCCACCCTGACTCCGTGATCGGGGTGGACGTCGGGATCAAGAACCTCGCGGTCCTGTCCACCGGCGAACTCGTGCCCAACCCGCGTCACCTGACCGACGCGCAACGCCGACTGCGCAGCCTGGGTCGGCGGCTGTCCCGCAAGGTCGGCCCGGACCGCCGCACCGGGCGCCGTCCGTCGAACCAGTGGCAGCACGCCCAACACCAGCTCGCCCGGGCATACGCCCGGGTCGCTCGGCTACGCCGCGACGGCCTGCACAAGCTCACCACCCGACTTACGCGCGAGCACGGCACGGTCGTGGTGGAAGACCTCAACGTGGCCGGGATGCTCGCCAACCGACGCCTCGCGCGGCATATCGCCGACGCCGGGTTCGCCGAACTGCGTCGGCAACTGACATACAAAACGCAATGGAACGGTGGGCGGCTCATGGTGGCCGACCGCTGGTATCCATCCTCGAAGACCTGCTCGGGCTGCGGCGCGGTGAAAACCAAGCTGGCCCTGTCCGAGCGCGAGTACGAATGCGACACATGCGGCCTGACCCTCGACCGGGACCTGAACGCCGCACGCAACCTCGCCGCCCTCGCGGCAGACACAACGACCGCCGGGAGTGGCTCGGTGGCAGGACGTGGAGCCGACCGTAAGACCCGCCCCAGCGGGCTGGTGGCTGCGAAGCGTCAACCCGGCCCCGAACCCGCGGTAAGACCGGGACCGTCCCACCGCAAGGCAGGACTACTGATCGTGTGCTCACCAGAGCGCACTGAGAGGTAA
- a CDS encoding response regulator → MTDSTARARPVRVLLADDQPLLRTGFRMVLGTEDDLDIVAEAGDGLEAVELSRRLLPDVVLMDIRMPRMDGVAATRAIVDARLPVRVLILTTFDLDEYVVGALRAGASGFLAKDVPAEDLVTAIRTVAAGEAVVAPRILRRLLDRFADALPDPAATPPKALDALTDREREVLVQVARGLSNAEIARALSVSETTIKTHVGHVLTKLGLRDRVQAVVLAYETGLVRPGG, encoded by the coding sequence ATGACCGACAGCACCGCGAGGGCCCGGCCGGTACGGGTCCTGCTCGCCGACGACCAGCCGCTGCTGCGGACCGGCTTCCGGATGGTGCTCGGCACCGAGGACGACCTGGACATCGTGGCCGAGGCCGGGGACGGCCTGGAGGCGGTGGAGCTGTCCCGCCGACTGCTGCCGGACGTGGTGCTGATGGACATCCGGATGCCGCGGATGGACGGGGTGGCCGCGACCCGGGCGATCGTGGACGCCCGGCTGCCGGTGCGGGTGCTCATCCTCACCACCTTCGACCTCGACGAGTACGTCGTGGGCGCGCTGCGGGCCGGGGCGAGCGGCTTCCTGGCCAAGGACGTGCCGGCCGAGGACCTGGTCACCGCGATCCGCACGGTGGCCGCCGGGGAGGCGGTGGTGGCGCCGCGGATCCTGCGCCGGCTGCTGGACCGCTTCGCCGACGCACTGCCCGACCCCGCGGCGACCCCGCCGAAGGCCCTGGACGCGCTGACCGACCGGGAGCGGGAGGTGCTCGTGCAGGTGGCACGCGGGCTGTCCAACGCCGAGATCGCCCGGGCGCTGTCGGTCAGCGAGACCACCATCAAGACCCACGTCGGGCACGTGCTGACCAAGCTGGGGCTGCGGGACCGGGTGCAGGCCGTGGTGCTGGCGTACGAGACGGGGCTGGTGCGGCCCGGCGGCTGA
- a CDS encoding ABC transporter ATP-binding protein, translating into MTATVGRQAQAAARASDVWKVYGSGEAQVVALRGVSAEFERGRFTAIMGPSGSGKSTLMHCLAGLDSVTRGTVMIGDTTVTGLGDSGLTKLRRDKVGFIFQQFNLLPTLTAQENILLPLSIAGRKPDPAWYDTVIDTVGLRDRLKHRPAQLSGGQQQRVACARALVARPEVIFADEPTGNLDSRSGAEVLNFLRNSVREHGQTIVMVTHDPTAAAYADRVVFLADGQIVSELIEPTADTVLDTMKKLDAPTEVAN; encoded by the coding sequence GTGACCGCGACGGTGGGGCGGCAGGCACAGGCCGCGGCCCGGGCCAGCGACGTGTGGAAGGTGTACGGCAGCGGCGAGGCGCAGGTCGTCGCGCTACGGGGGGTGAGCGCCGAGTTCGAGCGGGGCCGGTTCACCGCGATCATGGGCCCGTCCGGCTCGGGCAAGTCGACGCTGATGCACTGCCTGGCCGGGCTAGACTCGGTCACCCGGGGCACCGTCATGATCGGCGACACCACAGTGACCGGGCTCGGCGACTCCGGGTTGACGAAGCTGCGCCGGGACAAGGTGGGCTTCATCTTCCAGCAGTTCAACCTGCTGCCCACGCTCACCGCCCAGGAGAACATCCTGCTGCCGCTGTCGATCGCCGGCCGCAAGCCGGACCCGGCCTGGTACGACACGGTGATCGACACGGTCGGCCTGCGGGACCGGCTGAAGCACCGGCCGGCCCAGCTCTCCGGCGGCCAGCAGCAGCGGGTCGCCTGCGCGCGGGCCCTGGTCGCCCGCCCCGAGGTGATCTTCGCGGACGAGCCGACCGGCAACCTGGACTCCCGCTCCGGCGCCGAGGTGCTCAACTTCCTGCGCAACTCGGTCCGTGAGCACGGCCAGACCATCGTGATGGTCACCCACGACCCGACCGCGGCCGCGTACGCCGACCGGGTGGTCTTCCTCGCCGACGGGCAGATCGTCTCCGAGCTGATCGAGCCGACCGCCGACACGGTGCTGGACACGATGAAGAAGCTGGACGCCCCGACCGAGGTGGCGAACTGA
- a CDS encoding tRNA (adenine-N1)-methyltransferase encodes MTAHSSTVPADPAVPALPPVHRGPFRPGDRVQLTDPKGRMHTVTLEPGKEFHTHRGILKHDTLIGLPDGSVVTTAGGGTAFLALRPLLSDYVLSMPRGAQVIYPKDSAQIVAMGDIFPGAKVLEAGAGSGALSCSLLRAVGTEGELHSWELREDFAQIAKRNVEAFFNGPHPAWRLHVGDVAECQETGFDRIILDMLTPWETLDMVERALVPGGVFIGYVATTPQLSELVEALRERGGWTEPRAWESLVRDWHAEGLAVRPDHRMIAHTAFLVSARKLAPGVTAPPRRRKPSKGAEAYVQRRQALREAEAARQAAAEAEQELDQP; translated from the coding sequence GTGACCGCACATTCCTCCACCGTCCCGGCCGACCCCGCCGTCCCGGCGCTGCCGCCCGTCCACCGGGGGCCGTTCCGCCCCGGGGACCGGGTGCAGCTGACCGACCCCAAGGGGCGGATGCACACCGTGACGCTGGAGCCCGGCAAGGAGTTCCACACCCACCGGGGGATCCTCAAGCACGACACGCTGATCGGCCTGCCCGACGGCAGCGTGGTCACCACCGCCGGCGGCGGCACCGCCTTCCTGGCCCTGCGGCCGCTGCTGTCGGACTACGTGCTCTCCATGCCCCGCGGCGCCCAGGTGATCTACCCGAAGGACTCGGCGCAGATCGTCGCCATGGGCGACATCTTCCCCGGTGCGAAGGTCCTCGAGGCCGGCGCCGGCTCCGGGGCGCTCTCCTGCTCCCTGCTGCGCGCCGTCGGCACCGAGGGCGAACTGCACTCCTGGGAGCTGCGCGAGGACTTCGCCCAGATCGCCAAGCGCAACGTCGAGGCGTTCTTCAACGGCCCGCACCCGGCCTGGCGGCTGCACGTCGGCGACGTCGCCGAGTGCCAGGAGACCGGCTTCGACCGGATCATCCTGGACATGCTGACCCCCTGGGAGACCCTCGACATGGTCGAGCGGGCGCTCGTCCCCGGCGGTGTCTTCATCGGCTACGTGGCCACCACCCCGCAGCTGTCCGAGCTGGTCGAGGCGCTGCGCGAGCGCGGCGGCTGGACCGAGCCGCGCGCCTGGGAGTCGCTGGTGCGCGACTGGCACGCCGAGGGCCTCGCCGTCCGCCCCGACCACCGGATGATCGCGCACACCGCGTTCCTGGTCTCCGCCCGCAAGCTGGCCCCCGGGGTCACCGCGCCGCCCCGGCGGCGCAAGCCCAGCAAGGGCGCCGAGGCGTACGTCCAGCGCCGGCAGGCGCTGCGCGAGGCCGAAGCGGCCCGGCAGGCGGCCGCCGAGGCGGAGCAGGAGCTGGACCAGCCGTGA
- a CDS encoding sensor histidine kinase — protein MTNRLREWTSRRPLAADACLAVALVAVSAAFLLLMPRELRPEQLWAAVGWSVLGAAPVALRRVAPWPAVGAAVATLALPVLLRQAPATQGLTFIVLTYTMAAQQRLRPAALATLLLWLPVVLANLVTPLDGVLHMGPAYLVLNNLLTAGVAYAVGRAVQARRQSTRMLRERARIAEATQRSLAEQAVADERRRIARELHDVVAHQVSVMGVLATGARRVLRRDPDAAETAMTTIEETGRATLRELRRLLDVLRTDAEAAAELAPQPGLTGIETLVEQVREAGLPVTLRVDGAPAPLAEGVALAVYRVIQEALTNAIKHAGRATALVRLTWTDGFLAVEVTDTGRGPDPGGDRIGHGLVGMRERVALYGGVLRTGPRPGGGFRVYARIPLESVGAVPAGAATGDQG, from the coding sequence ATGACCAACCGGCTGCGGGAGTGGACGAGCCGTCGGCCGCTGGCCGCCGACGCGTGCCTCGCGGTCGCCCTGGTGGCGGTCAGCGCGGCGTTCCTGCTGCTGATGCCCAGGGAGCTGCGCCCCGAGCAGCTGTGGGCCGCGGTGGGCTGGAGCGTGCTGGGCGCCGCGCCGGTGGCGCTGCGCCGGGTCGCGCCGTGGCCGGCGGTCGGGGCGGCGGTGGCCACCCTCGCCCTGCCGGTGCTTCTCCGGCAGGCGCCGGCCACCCAGGGGCTGACCTTCATCGTGCTCACCTACACGATGGCGGCGCAGCAGCGGCTGCGCCCGGCCGCCCTGGCCACGCTGCTGCTGTGGCTGCCGGTGGTGCTGGCCAACCTGGTCACCCCGCTGGACGGGGTGCTCCACATGGGGCCGGCGTACCTGGTGCTGAACAATCTGCTCACCGCCGGCGTGGCGTACGCGGTGGGCCGGGCGGTGCAGGCCCGCCGGCAGTCGACGCGGATGCTGCGCGAGCGGGCCCGGATCGCCGAGGCCACCCAGCGGTCCCTCGCCGAGCAGGCCGTCGCGGACGAGCGCCGCCGCATCGCCCGGGAGCTGCACGACGTGGTGGCCCACCAGGTGAGCGTGATGGGGGTGCTGGCGACCGGGGCGCGGCGGGTGCTGCGCCGGGACCCGGACGCCGCCGAGACGGCGATGACCACCATCGAGGAGACCGGCCGGGCCACCCTGCGAGAGCTGCGCCGGCTGCTGGACGTGCTGCGCACCGACGCCGAGGCGGCCGCCGAGCTCGCCCCGCAGCCGGGGCTGACCGGCATCGAGACCCTCGTCGAGCAGGTCCGGGAGGCCGGGCTGCCGGTGACGCTGCGGGTGGACGGCGCGCCCGCGCCGCTGGCGGAGGGCGTGGCGCTGGCCGTCTACCGGGTCATCCAGGAGGCCCTGACCAACGCGATCAAGCACGCCGGGCGGGCCACCGCGCTGGTCCGGCTCACCTGGACCGACGGCTTTCTGGCGGTGGAGGTGACCGACACCGGGCGCGGTCCCGACCCGGGTGGCGACCGGATCGGACACGGGCTGGTCGGCATGCGGGAGCGGGTCGCCCTCTACGGTGGGGTCCTGCGGACCGGTCCGCGGCCCGGCGGCGGCTTCCGGGTGTACGCGCGGATCCCGCTCGAGTCCGTCGGGGCGGTTCCGGCGGGTGCGGCGACAGGGGACCAGGGATGA